The genomic interval CAACTCGCTACAAATCTCAATGTACTGCATACCAGCCGTCGAGGTATTAGTCGTCCATTACATTGACAATTGTGATATTTGCGAGAAACATCTTACTGCACCTATCACTTCTGTAGACGCAGAAAATGACAGTGTATTTAGATACCAAAACCCTCGGAAAGTCCACAGAAATATCAAAACTGGTTGTCTGCATTCCAATTACCGTAAACCATAACTTACAGGCGAAACCTAAAACATTGCACAAAAGCAAAAAGATGTttatatctttttattttttcatttttctttaaaatagaATCTTACGCCATATGTAATTGCAATATCGTGGTACGTTCCAATATAGTGCGGAAAGTGCAAAATCACAATGACGTGTTTCGCAGAGCGTGCCAATTTTTACCTTGCAGGTTTTCCGACATAAACAGCGGCTGAGTAGCTTTGGCAGTCACGGAGTTAAGGCGGTTTTCGCTAGAAATGATCATATTGCAGGCTGCTTAGATCTTTCACTAAGCACAAGCTTTTAAAAATAACCTGATCGTGGAAAGAAAGGTTTGATTTCAGTGAAAAGAAGAGCTGGAAAGAAGACCATTGCTAACAAACTGAGACTACTCAGTGTTGGTTGAATTCAGACTTGAAGTTGTAAggatggaaaaagaagaaagtgtAATGTTGCTGGTAAACTGTGTTGTAAACATTGCACTTGCTTTCACAGCGACCATTGGAAATGTGCTTGTGCTGTACGCAGTGTGGAAGAAGCCAACGCTTCGTTCGCCCTCTATCCTATTACTATGTGGTCTGGCGTCAACCGATTTAGCTGTTGGCTTGATCGTGCAACCTCTTTTCATAGCAGGTAGCTTAAATCACTTGTATACTCGATCGGAGAAACTGAAACTAACCTTTAGAATGGGATATAACGCCACTGGGTTCTCTCTATGTGGAGTGTCTCTATGCATAATTGCAGGAATCAGTCTTGACAGACTCATTGCCATTCTGAAGCCGCTGCAGTATCCCAGCATCGTTACTGTTCGGAGAGTTATTTGTATTCTTCTTGCGATTTGGGCAGTTTGTGTATTGGCAGGAACCACCCAGTTTTGGGAGGAAAGAATTCTATTAGCTTCAATTGCTTCTGGGATATTCATAGGGTTTTGTGTTTCCGTCATATGTCACGTGACTATTTTCACAATTGTGCGGCGTCATCGAATAGACATTCAAAATCAGGTTAGAGTGTTTGAGGGAGCAGATGCCACCGCAAGTATGGCCAACCTTCGAAAATCTGCCTTTAATGCATTTATATTCTTCATTGTGCTTGTAATTTGTTACTTTCCTTATCTCGTTGTTTACATAATTTATTTCGCACGTGAAATAAGAGACGGTGTTCTTGGAAGGTCTCTTGCCTCCACACTTGTCTTCGTGAACTCGGCTTTAAATCCATTTTTGTATTGTTGGAGAGTACGTGAGGTAAGACATGCGATGCTGCAGGTGTTTCGTAAACTTGTGCTAGGGAAATGAGATTCACTAATTCTGTCGTTTGACCACATCAAACTAGCTCTTAAATGAATGCTAGTAGGATACTAAAAACAGTCTGGAACAAACACGTGTTTTTTTTTAGGATTGGCGCATGCCAGGAAGTGTGTAGAatataaaaattcaaattaaatcaattatAGCGTTAAAGGCAGCTTAATCAAATGGCGGCAACAAACTAGCAACTACAAAGCCACGTGGAATTTAATTCTAGACCACCGCGGAAGAAAAGTCCAGTGGATGACCAATAAAGCGACATGGTACCGACATTTCAACAATATTGGACCAATATCCTTCGCCCGAAGAGGAACCAAGGTTGTCATTGTCAGCACCACACAGGAATATAAAGGATGCGCAGGAGGACCACAAAAGAAATTAACCAACTTCTTTCGCAGGTTAATTTCTTTCGCAATCAAACCGACTGCCCTTCATTTCGTTTCTAAAGGTACTGTTTTAAATGTTCTCAAGCACGTTTTGTTTTTCGATTCAATTTCTATAAAAAGCAGGTGGACATAATCATTTTCAATCAGCCGTCACCGgcaatattttgttattttcgaAACGAGATGTCGAAAAAACACAGGAAACGATATTATTGCATCCATCGAAAAGTACTCACGCAATGTTTAATCATTTTAGTAGCTATAGGCTGCTTAGTTTAagtcttttttttaatatttgtatATATATTGTTTATCCGGATTAAAAGAACTAGATTTAatcaattcactacttgcacaattcCATAATagacctctattacccccccccccctctttctCTGAGAGGATATCTCCGCTCCTCCCTTTTCGGTGTGGGTGGTTTTGGACTTGATGCAGGTGGAGTTGGATCAGGAAGCTTCTCTACATCCTTAGGAACTGACTTCAACGTTGACGCGTCCGGGATTGAAGCGATATGTTCCCCTTCTGTCTCAACGGGTGAAGTTGATGGTACGCCTGAGATAAATCAATTTTGGTAAACCGCCTTCCTCCCGACAACTTACTTAACAGTTCCTCAAGGCTTGGTATGGGGTATTGTTCCatcactgaaaatttatttatggtCACTGAGTAGTCACCACAAATTCTCAAATCACCATTTGGCTTGACAATAGACACTGTAGGTGAGCCCCATTCAGAATGTCCCACTTTCTCAATGATGTCCTCTGCCACAAGTTGCTCTAGAGCTTCCTCGTACTTGGAACGAATTGCAAAAGGCACTACTCTTGGTTTAATAAACACAGGATGGGCTTCTTTCACTCGAAGTGAGACTTGAATCCCTTTTAATTTTCCCACGGTTGTGTTGTCGAACAGATTTGGATACTGAGACACAATGTCCTCAGTTGTAGTTGAAACAGTGTGGAAAATGTTCTGCCAAGGTAGTTTGAACTTAGCCATCAAATCACGACCAAGAATAGATGGACCCTTGACCACAAGGACTAACAGTGAGTCTAGTTGGTTTCCAATCATGAATTCCATCACTTTTTCCCCTAAACATTCAATAATGTTGCCAGTGTAGCTTTTCAAAATCGCAGTTGGACTCTTTAGGGTTTCAATGTGGCATCCCAGTTTAGAAAAATCTGTAGCACTTAACAAGGTAACAGCACTACCCGTGTCAATTTCCATCGGAATCTCTTTACTGTCAACTGTAACTGAAAGTTTGTAAAGTGGTGGGGTAGGTGTCGGACTGTCGGAAGATTTTACACTCCTCATG from Montipora foliosa isolate CH-2021 unplaced genomic scaffold, ASM3666993v2 scaffold_453, whole genome shotgun sequence carries:
- the LOC137989324 gene encoding melanocortin receptor 4-like, translated to MEKEESVMLLVNCVVNIALAFTATIGNVLVLYAVWKKPTLRSPSILLLCGLASTDLAVGLIVQPLFIAGSLNHLYTRSEKLKLTFRMGYNATGFSLCGVSLCIIAGISLDRLIAILKPLQYPSIVTVRRVICILLAIWAVCVLAGTTQFWEERILLASIASGIFIGFCVSVICHVTIFTIVRRHRIDIQNQVRVFEGADATASMANLRKSAFNAFIFFIVLVICYFPYLVVYIIYFAREIRDGVLGRSLASTLVFVNSALNPFLYCWRVREVRHAMLQVFRKLVLGK